In one window of Shewanella goraebulensis DNA:
- a CDS encoding TOBE domain-containing protein, which produces MKISARNSLVGKILSIEEGSVNNEVVIELAQGVEITSVVTKKSCEQLGLVVGGNAYAIIKASNVMVAVD; this is translated from the coding sequence ATGAAAATCAGTGCACGCAACTCACTTGTTGGCAAAATTCTTTCTATTGAAGAAGGTTCAGTGAACAACGAAGTGGTAATCGAGCTTGCTCAAGGTGTAGAAATCACTTCAGTTGTGACAAAAAAATCTTGTGAGCAACTAGGATTAGTTGTTGGTGGCAATGCTTACGCAATTATCAAAGCAAGCAATGTGATGGTAGCAGTAGACTAA
- a CDS encoding DUF3012 domain-containing protein → MSIKTSVSKVSIKVAALISAGVLVLGLTACAPEVGSEAWCKQMKEKPSGDWSSNEAADYAKHCVF, encoded by the coding sequence ATGTCTATTAAAACGTCAGTATCTAAAGTTTCAATAAAAGTTGCAGCGTTAATATCAGCGGGTGTTCTTGTTTTAGGGTTAACGGCTTGTGCCCCTGAAGTCGGTAGTGAAGCTTGGTGTAAGCAAATGAAAGAAAAACCAAGTGGTGATTGGAGCTCTAACGAAGCTGCAGATTACGCTAAACATTGTGTATTTTAG
- a CDS encoding tetratricopeptide repeat protein, producing the protein MPRMLQNTGLSQFLENKITPNILSLLAGLCLVVSGCSSTQKNTASEIPLPETGSYFINSKEFVDIPSIASLSSLLPEQKDELNAFIARDSIKNLPKRNQVVEFIQYKMVNFNYEGLNYNTSQAWQNKSGNCMALAMLTYGVAKYLDVRAVFQVVHSAPLLTHISNDLVVSSDHVRTFLYETDAGGVYVNNSDFIVIDYFPDRNDRTGGVVSDNEFLAMFYRNLAADALLNEDLLLSYALLEKGLSLAPKYTPLINMMAIVHRRVGDFQTAEDFYLYGLHFESNSLTLLSNYSYSLIKDDRVSEATAINQQLLELENESPYGWYSMGIEALRLQEYSTAEIYFKKFIKNTPYYHQAYYELAKAQSAQGKVLSAKNTLKQALDLTSMDDNQQKYLAKLNWLKQG; encoded by the coding sequence ATGCCAAGGATGTTGCAAAATACTGGATTGAGTCAGTTTTTAGAAAATAAAATCACCCCGAATATTTTAAGTTTACTAGCTGGTTTGTGCCTTGTTGTTAGTGGCTGTAGCTCAACTCAAAAAAATACCGCATCTGAAATCCCACTGCCGGAAACGGGTTCGTACTTTATCAACTCTAAAGAGTTTGTAGATATTCCTTCTATTGCAAGTTTATCAAGTTTGCTGCCGGAGCAAAAAGATGAGCTCAATGCGTTTATTGCCAGAGATAGTATTAAAAACTTACCGAAACGAAACCAAGTTGTTGAGTTTATCCAATACAAAATGGTTAATTTCAATTATGAAGGCTTAAACTATAACACCTCACAAGCGTGGCAAAATAAGTCAGGAAACTGTATGGCACTGGCAATGTTGACCTATGGTGTTGCCAAGTATTTAGATGTAAGAGCTGTGTTTCAAGTGGTTCATTCAGCGCCGTTATTGACTCATATCTCTAATGATTTAGTGGTGTCGTCAGATCATGTGCGTACTTTTTTATATGAAACCGATGCGGGCGGTGTTTATGTGAATAACAGTGACTTTATCGTGATTGATTACTTCCCTGATAGAAATGACAGAACCGGTGGTGTGGTTTCTGATAATGAGTTTTTAGCGATGTTTTACCGTAATTTAGCTGCTGACGCATTGTTAAATGAAGATTTGTTATTGTCATATGCCTTGCTTGAGAAAGGCCTTTCACTGGCGCCAAAGTACACCCCATTAATTAATATGATGGCGATTGTTCATCGACGAGTGGGTGATTTTCAAACGGCGGAAGATTTCTATTTATACGGATTACACTTCGAGAGTAACTCGCTGACATTGCTGAGTAATTATAGTTATTCTCTCATAAAAGATGACAGAGTTAGTGAGGCTACAGCGATTAACCAGCAGTTATTAGAGCTTGAAAATGAAAGTCCTTACGGCTGGTATTCGATGGGCATTGAGGCGTTAAGGCTTCAAGAGTACTCAACCGCAGAGATTTACTTTAAAAAGTTTATTAAAAATACGCCTTATTATCACCAAGCTTATTATGAGTTGGCTAAAGCGCAAAGTGCACAAGGCAAGGTTTTAAGCGCTAAAAATACCCTAAAACAAGCTCTAGATTTGACCTCAATGGATGATAATCAACAAAAGTATCTGGCTAAACTTAATTGGTTAAAGCAAGGTTGA
- a CDS encoding DUF2956 domain-containing protein yields MAKNISQETQNEAMKVAKATQKPSQTKEQTKLIAQGIEKGIAEYKKQQKAKARGRDKQRKQDLKAKSRQENNEIEFNAEAPTSSPKFPWILLVASWLGFLSYALLNGS; encoded by the coding sequence ATGGCGAAAAATATTTCCCAAGAAACCCAAAATGAAGCAATGAAAGTCGCTAAAGCCACTCAAAAACCTTCGCAAACCAAAGAGCAAACTAAGCTGATTGCCCAAGGTATTGAGAAAGGCATTGCGGAATACAAAAAACAACAAAAAGCGAAAGCGCGCGGTCGTGATAAACAGCGTAAACAAGATTTGAAAGCTAAGTCACGACAAGAAAACAATGAAATAGAGTTCAATGCTGAAGCACCGACCTCATCACCTAAGTTCCCCTGGATATTACTGGTCGCAAGCTGGCTAGGATTTTTAAGCTACGCTTTATTAAACGGCTCATAA
- the gltS gene encoding sodium/glutamate symporter, translating to MNTVYSIGELESFLIAILVLFIGHSVNRHLAAFRKYNIPEPIVGGLIVAGFITVLHFNNISIEFSLSMQNTLMLMFFSTVGLAASYKLLLKGGSKVFLFLGIASLYIIIQNAVGVSLATALGLEPIMGLIAGSITLSGGHGTGAAWAQTFQENYGINTLEFAMAAATFGLVMGGIIGGPVAQRLINKNNLVSSYGIGGNHHKDHPDLVTYDQLEEDRVTAKKILEVLFVLLLCVAGAKWFGKFVSVMDIGWLKMPEFVYALFIGVVITNTTEMTRGFKINSECVDILGTVSLALFLSMALMNLKLWEIFDLAIPLLIILLTQGIVLAFFAYFVTFRLMGSNYDAAVMAGGHCGFGMGATPTAVMNMGALVSRTGPSPQAFMVVPIVGAFFIDIVNAIILQGYLSVIG from the coding sequence ATGAATACAGTCTATTCTATTGGAGAACTCGAATCGTTTCTCATCGCGATTTTAGTTTTATTTATCGGCCATTCGGTCAATCGTCACTTAGCCGCTTTCAGAAAATATAATATCCCTGAACCCATTGTCGGTGGGCTTATTGTCGCTGGCTTTATCACCGTCTTGCACTTCAACAACATCAGCATAGAATTCTCTTTATCTATGCAAAATACCTTAATGTTGATGTTTTTCAGTACGGTCGGTTTAGCTGCAAGCTATAAATTACTTTTAAAAGGTGGCAGTAAAGTCTTCCTTTTTCTCGGTATTGCCTCGCTTTATATCATTATCCAGAATGCTGTAGGGGTCAGTTTAGCCACAGCACTAGGACTAGAACCTATTATGGGCTTGATAGCAGGGTCTATTACGCTATCTGGTGGACACGGTACTGGCGCAGCTTGGGCACAAACATTCCAAGAAAATTATGGCATTAACACCCTTGAATTTGCTATGGCAGCCGCGACCTTCGGTTTAGTCATGGGCGGCATTATTGGTGGACCTGTAGCTCAGAGGTTGATTAATAAAAACAACTTAGTTTCTTCTTACGGCATTGGTGGCAATCACCACAAAGACCACCCAGATCTTGTCACTTACGATCAGTTAGAAGAAGATCGCGTCACCGCTAAGAAGATTTTAGAAGTCTTATTTGTACTACTACTGTGTGTTGCTGGCGCTAAATGGTTCGGTAAGTTCGTCTCGGTGATGGACATTGGCTGGCTAAAAATGCCTGAATTTGTTTATGCATTATTCATCGGTGTAGTTATTACCAATACAACAGAGATGACCCGTGGGTTTAAGATTAATAGCGAGTGTGTAGATATTCTCGGTACTGTTTCATTAGCTTTATTCTTATCAATGGCATTAATGAACTTAAAGCTCTGGGAAATTTTTGACCTTGCAATACCGCTATTAATCATCTTATTGACTCAAGGTATTGTGCTGGCATTTTTTGCTTACTTTGTCACTTTCAGGTTAATGGGCAGTAATTATGATGCAGCAGTCATGGCTGGCGGTCATTGCGGCTTCGGTATGGGTGCAACCCCGACTGCGGTTATGAATATGGGTGCATTAGTATCAAGAACAGGCCCTTCACCACAAGCCTTTATGGTGGTACCAATTGTTGGCGCATTCTTCATTGATATCGTTAACGCTATTATCTTGCAGGGCTATTTAAGCGTGATTGGTTAA
- a CDS encoding class I SAM-dependent rRNA methyltransferase — protein sequence MSLQSSLTQAITQRAEFLANAELNNTDCFRIFHGTVEGENGLNIDRYGNAWLIQTFHQTLTEDQLEEVTSVLTKLNDLPVIYNDRAKRNSRIENNLHSEHHEFACSEQVIQENGIKFTSKLRHEGQDPLLFLDMRIGREFVIAHSQDKTVLNLFSYTCGIGTAAAMGGASRVVNVDFSSFALAAGKKNAELNDVAEVCEFIQSDAFPALRQLAGLKVGGRRGQKLPKYPKLAATQFDLVFLDPPRFAKSPFGTVDLINDYQGLFKPAMLATKDGGTIVCCNNVAKVEREAWLNSLVRCVEKQGRKVSSLEWIHCHEDFPSFDNNHPLKMVALTLA from the coding sequence ATGTCTTTGCAGTCTTCACTCACCCAAGCTATCACTCAACGGGCGGAGTTTCTGGCTAATGCTGAACTCAATAACACCGATTGTTTCCGTATTTTCCACGGCACGGTTGAAGGCGAAAATGGGTTAAACATTGATAGATATGGCAATGCTTGGCTTATTCAGACATTTCATCAAACGTTAACTGAAGATCAGCTTGAAGAAGTCACCTCTGTATTAACTAAGCTCAATGACTTACCGGTTATTTATAACGATCGCGCTAAACGTAACTCTCGCATCGAAAATAACCTTCACAGCGAACATCACGAGTTTGCTTGCTCAGAACAAGTCATCCAAGAAAATGGCATTAAATTTACTTCTAAATTGCGTCATGAAGGCCAAGATCCATTACTGTTTCTAGACATGCGCATCGGTCGTGAATTCGTTATAGCTCATAGCCAAGATAAAACTGTATTGAATCTGTTTTCGTACACTTGTGGCATTGGTACAGCAGCAGCCATGGGCGGTGCAAGTCGAGTCGTTAATGTTGATTTTTCATCATTTGCACTGGCAGCAGGTAAAAAGAATGCCGAGCTAAATGATGTTGCTGAAGTATGCGAGTTTATTCAAAGTGATGCCTTTCCTGCACTCAGACAGTTAGCAGGGCTTAAAGTGGGTGGTCGCCGCGGTCAAAAACTACCTAAGTATCCAAAACTTGCAGCAACACAATTTGATTTAGTCTTCTTAGATCCTCCACGTTTTGCTAAAAGCCCTTTTGGCACTGTTGACTTAATCAATGATTACCAAGGCTTATTTAAACCAGCCATGTTAGCAACTAAGGATGGCGGTACTATTGTTTGCTGTAACAACGTGGCCAAAGTTGAACGTGAAGCTTGGTTAAATAGCTTAGTGCGCTGTGTCGAAAAACAAGGGCGTAAAGTATCGTCATTAGAGTGGATTCATTGCCATGAAGATTTCCCTTCTTTCGATAATAACCATCCACTTAAAATGGTGGCGTTAACCTTAGCCTAG
- a CDS encoding hybrid-cluster NAD(P)-dependent oxidoreductase, producing the protein MSSSGFSFSAALSSVQSASAQSASKNEKAETIEKAIDKPKTLTKPTSGFSMSGALANVAAKAESHAEAKVSANTESSAISNGKDQALLSADDWQRGDIKLRCVEKWHETHDVISFRFQGLTPVKFNYKPGQFITFKLDIDGELVYRSYTMSSSPSRPFSIVVTVKRIVGGKVSNFVADKVNEGDVVTVMGPDGAFNLVDITADKYLFLSAGSGITPMYSMSRWLLDARVGSDIGFVHSARSNDDIIFADGLSSMAHRSAKFNLNYLLESAPELAESVNHTGCDSRMLGRFDIEKLGLLIPDFKQRTIFVCGPEPYMVAVKSLLETSGFDMENFHQESFGGAAKPSAVMSDASSDMSGRESAQFMLNIADKNIPLSAENTLLDGIESEGLPIIAACRSGVCGACKCQVTSGTTESTSTMTLTEDEIAAGYVLACSTKITSDVTLKM; encoded by the coding sequence ATGAGCTCATCAGGATTTTCATTTTCAGCAGCGCTCTCCTCAGTGCAATCAGCTTCTGCTCAATCTGCTTCTAAAAATGAAAAGGCAGAGACAATAGAGAAAGCCATTGATAAGCCAAAAACGTTAACTAAGCCAACTTCAGGCTTTTCCATGTCGGGTGCGCTAGCAAATGTGGCTGCCAAGGCTGAAAGTCATGCTGAAGCTAAAGTCAGTGCTAATACTGAGTCGAGTGCTATATCGAATGGGAAAGACCAAGCGTTATTAAGTGCTGACGATTGGCAGCGTGGTGATATCAAACTTCGCTGTGTTGAGAAATGGCATGAAACCCATGATGTGATCAGTTTTCGATTTCAAGGATTAACGCCTGTTAAATTTAATTACAAGCCGGGCCAATTTATTACTTTTAAGTTAGACATTGATGGTGAATTAGTCTATCGCAGTTACACCATGTCATCTTCACCTTCTAGACCTTTCTCAATCGTGGTGACGGTTAAACGGATTGTAGGCGGCAAAGTATCTAACTTTGTAGCAGACAAAGTGAATGAAGGCGATGTAGTCACTGTGATGGGCCCTGATGGCGCATTTAACCTTGTGGATATTACTGCAGATAAGTATTTATTCTTAAGTGCAGGCAGCGGTATCACCCCTATGTATTCTATGTCTCGCTGGTTGCTAGATGCCAGAGTCGGTAGTGATATTGGCTTTGTACACAGTGCGCGCAGTAATGATGATATTATTTTTGCTGATGGATTAAGTTCAATGGCGCATAGAAGCGCTAAGTTTAATTTAAATTACCTATTAGAATCGGCACCAGAGCTTGCAGAAAGTGTTAACCATACTGGCTGCGATAGCAGAATGTTGGGTCGTTTCGATATTGAAAAGCTTGGATTGTTAATCCCTGACTTTAAGCAAAGAACCATTTTTGTATGTGGACCAGAGCCTTACATGGTTGCAGTTAAATCTTTGCTTGAAACAAGCGGTTTTGACATGGAAAACTTTCATCAAGAAAGCTTTGGCGGCGCTGCGAAACCTAGCGCTGTTATGAGTGATGCAAGTAGCGATATGAGTGGTAGAGAAAGCGCTCAGTTTATGCTTAACATCGCTGATAAAAACATCCCATTATCGGCTGAGAATACCTTATTAGATGGTATTGAGTCTGAAGGGTTACCCATTATTGCAGCGTGTAGAAGCGGTGTATGCGGTGCATGTAAGTGCCAAGTGACTTCAGGAACAACTGAGTCCACGAGTACGATGACATTGACCGAAGATGAAATTGCCGCGGGTTATGTATTAGCATGCTCAACTAAAATCACTTCAGACGTGACGTTAAAAATGTAG
- a CDS encoding ETEC_3214 domain-containing protein, producing the protein MSSVKKAVAKLVTGSSIEEEEVKTGLMANASRMLMYFAFLLMGLGNWSDSKELLTEGYQGFITHFTDRIEKEKLASLRVGNYLPHVEASIGIPIVVKASSINVGLEYRYYKTDKFLLTLINEQNRISGVVVHSLASDSKVLDRFAPQVPFSEYFIVKDSIASISKVSNDYYFDSNNLIYFMTSRNLGSAGMQLNQASGVTEYDGHQSGLKLKLDKLDEALMMDKLEQAKPLAAELTSQRANFYAIYEVKTQIIADSLLTRYEFNAYFKG; encoded by the coding sequence ATGAGTTCAGTAAAAAAAGCGGTCGCTAAGTTAGTGACAGGCTCTTCGATTGAAGAAGAAGAGGTTAAAACAGGTTTAATGGCAAATGCCTCTCGAATGCTGATGTATTTTGCCTTTTTATTAATGGGACTCGGGAATTGGTCTGACTCCAAAGAGCTGCTAACTGAAGGCTACCAAGGTTTTATTACACACTTTACCGATAGAATTGAAAAGGAAAAGTTAGCGTCATTACGAGTAGGGAATTACTTGCCTCATGTTGAAGCGTCTATTGGTATTCCGATTGTCGTTAAAGCTTCTTCGATCAATGTAGGACTAGAGTACCGATATTATAAAACAGATAAGTTTTTGCTCACATTGATTAATGAACAAAATAGAATCTCGGGAGTTGTCGTTCATTCGTTAGCTAGCGATAGCAAAGTGTTAGATAGGTTTGCGCCGCAAGTTCCCTTTAGTGAGTATTTCATCGTAAAAGATTCGATTGCCTCAATTAGTAAGGTAAGTAACGACTATTACTTTGATAGTAACAATCTTATTTATTTTATGACCTCGCGAAATCTTGGTTCGGCTGGAATGCAATTGAATCAAGCATCAGGAGTTACCGAATATGATGGCCATCAATCAGGGTTAAAGCTCAAACTAGATAAGCTGGATGAAGCGTTGATGATGGATAAGTTAGAACAAGCGAAGCCTTTGGCGGCAGAACTGACTTCTCAGCGTGCTAATTTTTATGCCATATATGAAGTTAAAACTCAGATTATTGCTGACAGTTTATTAACTCGTTATGAGTTTAATGCCTATTTTAAAGGATGA
- a CDS encoding SpoIIAA family protein, protein MLCQIPDIAEGVISLFVSGRLSTQDYQTHLQPLITQYREQSGKVRLYIEADVLLEGWDVSSLSGGDKVQLPHFDALVFVGGPDWVGNSVNLLGPFMQGEVAWYPLEQKQQAIAWLLD, encoded by the coding sequence ATGTTGTGCCAAATCCCAGATATTGCCGAAGGTGTTATTAGCTTGTTTGTCAGTGGTCGTTTATCTACCCAAGATTATCAAACTCATCTGCAACCACTCATCACTCAGTATCGCGAACAAAGCGGCAAAGTTCGTTTATATATCGAAGCCGATGTGCTGCTTGAAGGCTGGGATGTCAGCTCATTATCGGGTGGCGATAAAGTCCAACTTCCACACTTTGATGCATTAGTATTTGTCGGTGGCCCTGACTGGGTCGGTAATTCAGTAAATTTATTAGGGCCATTTATGCAAGGCGAAGTGGCTTGGTATCCGTTAGAGCAAAAACAGCAAGCGATCGCTTGGTTGTTAGATTAA
- the arfB gene encoding alternative ribosome rescue aminoacyl-tRNA hydrolase ArfB produces MINITNRVSIEDNEIEWQFIRSSGAGGQHINKVSTAAQIIFDIRQSSLPEFYQQKLLAKADHRITKSGKIIIKCQQSRSQDFNRQLALEQFIELVKGVGIVQKARIPTKATKGSQRRRVDSKKKRGATKALRSGKSDY; encoded by the coding sequence ATGATAAATATTACCAACCGTGTCAGCATTGAAGATAATGAAATTGAATGGCAATTCATCCGTTCAAGTGGTGCGGGCGGCCAGCATATTAATAAAGTTTCCACCGCGGCGCAGATCATTTTTGATATTAGGCAATCTTCCTTGCCAGAGTTTTACCAACAAAAACTGCTGGCTAAAGCCGATCATCGCATTACTAAAAGTGGCAAAATCATTATCAAATGTCAGCAAAGTCGCAGCCAAGACTTTAACCGCCAGCTAGCCTTAGAGCAGTTTATTGAGTTGGTAAAAGGTGTTGGAATCGTGCAAAAGGCGCGAATACCGACCAAAGCGACCAAAGGCAGCCAGCGCCGCCGAGTCGATTCGAAAAAGAAACGTGGCGCTACTAAAGCTTTGCGCAGCGGAAAATCAGATTATTAA
- the aroQ gene encoding type II 3-dehydroquinate dehydratase, which translates to MTTQAKILLVNGPNLNLLGRREPGLYGSDNLETIVANAKVQADTANIAFDHIQSNAEFELIDAIHATDAQFIVINPAAFTHTSVALRDALLGVNIPFIEVHISNVHAREPFRHHSYLSDKAVGVICGLGIQGYEFAMQAAIKQLTEAK; encoded by the coding sequence ATGACGACTCAAGCCAAAATATTGTTAGTAAATGGCCCTAATTTAAATTTATTAGGTCGTCGTGAACCAGGTTTATACGGCAGTGATAATTTAGAAACCATTGTCGCCAATGCTAAAGTTCAAGCTGATACTGCTAATATTGCCTTTGACCATATTCAATCTAACGCTGAGTTTGAGCTTATCGATGCTATTCACGCAACTGATGCACAGTTTATTGTGATTAACCCTGCAGCATTTACTCACACTAGTGTGGCACTGCGTGATGCTTTGCTTGGCGTCAATATCCCTTTTATTGAAGTGCATATTTCAAATGTGCATGCGCGCGAGCCTTTTAGACATCACTCTTACCTTTCAGATAAAGCGGTCGGTGTAATTTGCGGTTTAGGCATTCAAGGCTATGAGTTTGCCATGCAGGCTGCGATTAAGCAGTTAACTGAAGCTAAATAG
- a CDS encoding CsgG/HfaB family protein: protein MITIYLGIHFMKKGLIAASTIVSCLVLLPGCSAINKGISGLNKLFQTPTIPVSQLKPARESSAQNIHRIAVIHDKRNLSGGSILETNLTGIKLHNSPYFTLVERSAIDNIIKEQTLNDGMLTDSATRIRLGKLTGADTLLSANYSSKVDSNRYKEERSKCVEKGDDWYKCKRSKTYNVSCTKKTAMVVLEPKAVSVESGRILFSRNYSEMTEASVCDDSNKALPTDEQLKGRAIAKVASELKADLAPFTITTDVKLMESDNSKMSNDAEKLFDMGIDFAHEKMYKNACQMFTKAQSAFADSLAITYNNAVCAEFVADIEMAEAFYTKATTMTDDIDKLKLIMDGDSRIAGRLKDMQVISSLSQSRL, encoded by the coding sequence GTGATTACAATTTATTTAGGAATTCATTTTATGAAGAAAGGACTCATTGCTGCGTCTACCATTGTTTCTTGCTTAGTTTTATTGCCTGGTTGTAGTGCTATTAATAAAGGCATTAGCGGCTTAAATAAGCTTTTTCAAACACCAACTATTCCCGTTTCCCAGCTAAAACCTGCAAGAGAATCTAGCGCGCAAAATATACATCGTATTGCAGTTATTCATGATAAACGCAATTTGAGCGGTGGGTCTATTTTAGAAACAAACCTTACCGGTATTAAGTTACACAACTCTCCTTATTTTACGCTTGTAGAGCGTTCAGCTATTGATAACATCATAAAAGAGCAGACTTTAAATGATGGCATGTTAACTGACTCTGCTACACGAATCAGATTAGGAAAATTAACAGGAGCTGACACTCTTCTTAGCGCTAATTACTCTTCAAAAGTGGATTCTAATCGATATAAAGAAGAGCGAAGTAAATGTGTTGAAAAAGGAGATGACTGGTACAAATGTAAGCGCTCTAAAACTTATAATGTAAGCTGTACTAAGAAAACCGCAATGGTCGTTTTAGAGCCTAAAGCTGTTTCGGTAGAGTCTGGTCGCATTCTTTTCTCTAGGAATTATAGCGAAATGACTGAGGCTAGTGTTTGTGATGATTCCAATAAAGCTTTGCCAACAGATGAGCAATTAAAAGGTCGTGCTATTGCTAAAGTCGCTTCCGAATTAAAAGCAGATTTAGCCCCATTCACTATCACTACCGATGTAAAACTGATGGAGAGTGATAATTCGAAAATGAGTAATGATGCTGAAAAGTTGTTTGATATGGGAATCGATTTTGCTCACGAGAAGATGTATAAAAATGCTTGCCAAATGTTCACTAAAGCTCAAAGTGCCTTCGCTGACTCACTCGCGATTACATATAACAATGCTGTATGTGCTGAATTTGTAGCTGATATAGAAATGGCTGAAGCATTTTATACCAAGGCCACGACAATGACTGACGATATAGATAAATTAAAATTGATCATGGATGGTGATAGTCGTATTGCTGGCCGCTTAAAAGACATGCAAGTTATCAGCTCTTTAAGCCAATCTAGACTTTAA
- a CDS encoding YecH family protein: MSDSIHGRNVIKLMKAQNTPQPHQQWLALMAQEFGENAQFHTCRASDMTGAQLVDLFISNGRLTETEAGFQINQCGHCAGKEHGEEGHSHD; this comes from the coding sequence ATGTCTGACTCTATTCATGGTCGTAATGTTATTAAGTTGATGAAGGCACAGAATACGCCACAACCACATCAGCAATGGCTTGCTCTTATGGCGCAGGAATTTGGCGAGAATGCACAATTTCATACTTGTCGTGCAAGCGATATGACGGGTGCACAATTGGTTGATTTGTTTATCAGCAATGGCCGTTTAACTGAAACAGAAGCTGGCTTTCAAATTAATCAGTGTGGCCACTGTGCTGGTAAAGAGCACGGTGAAGAAGGCCACTCACACGATTAA
- a CDS encoding DUF3859 domain-containing protein — MSKLKADVSIIQSGIFSQWDSDSDELPRFLKATVHVPAEIDMEFGFVTRIKKAKNQVLRYCIYHPDIPDADGNIREPFDGEVYIKENDWKFYLGDCIWPPVSNKVGNWRMTLELNGKIIADKTYKVYLP, encoded by the coding sequence ATGAGTAAATTGAAAGCCGATGTCAGCATTATCCAGTCAGGTATTTTCAGCCAATGGGATTCTGATAGCGATGAACTGCCGCGTTTTTTAAAAGCCACTGTACATGTACCAGCTGAAATAGATATGGAGTTTGGCTTTGTAACCCGCATTAAAAAAGCCAAGAACCAGGTGCTCCGGTACTGTATTTATCACCCTGATATACCTGATGCTGATGGTAATATTCGCGAGCCCTTCGATGGTGAAGTGTATATTAAAGAGAACGACTGGAAGTTTTATTTAGGCGACTGTATTTGGCCACCTGTAAGCAACAAAGTGGGTAACTGGCGTATGACACTTGAGCTTAATGGTAAAATTATTGCGGATAAAACCTATAAGGTTTACTTGCCTTAA